The region GCCAGTAACGGCTTGCGGCGCGGTACGGATTGCTCAAGCCGCTCATACGCGGCAATCCAGGGGGAAGAAGCCATAATGATTGCGTCGCCTTTATCGGATTGGTTATTTATCGGATTGGTCACAAGCAGCGGCGAATTTCACCCTCTTGCTCTCGATCACATCCGCAAGGCGATCGCCAATGGCAGCGCCATAAGCCACCGAGCCTTGCGGACTAAAATGGTTCGAGTCCGCAAAGTAGGATGGTTTCGGTTGCATCAACCCCCACCACTGAATGATCGGAGTATGTTGGGCTTGCCCGAACTCGGTCAACGCAGCGTCGAACCGCTGGCGGGTATCAATCAGCGCGTCATAGGACATGTAAGGCATGAAAAAGACGTCCGTCTTGGCCGCTTCGTCGTATAGGCGCAGGTCCAGACCTTCCCGCAGCCAGCCCGGAATGGACATGATCACGGGCAACGCGCCAGTGCCGGTCACAGCAAGGCGCATTTGCGCCAATTCCGCCTTGTAATCCGTGATCAGGTCGAAGCGGCTGACATCCAGTTTTCCGACATTCGAATGTGCCGCCCGTTGTCGGCGGATGACCACGGCATTCTTCTCCAGTTTGGCCCAAAAGCGTGAAATCTCCGCCAATAGCGACGGCGAATAGTGCGTGCCGTTGGTCAGATGAGCGGCCGCGGCATAGTCATTCAGTTTTTCATTAAACCCGCCCGCCCAAATAACCACCAAATCCGGTTCCGTCTTGGCTACGTTGTGCTGGAAATAGGTGGTGGTCTCCGCCAAGCCGAAGCCGGGCACACCGGCATTCAGGTAATCGAAGTCACAGTTGGGCAGCCGGTCCCTGACGACCTTCATGGCCTGAGCGGCCCATGTCTTGCGGTCGTCCGTCACATTTGGGTCCAGCGTGCTGGATGAACCGACAAAGGCCAGCCGGATGCGTCCGGGTGGCTTGGGCATCTCCAATTCATCGCCTCTGAAACCAAGGCTGTTGAATTGCAACTTCCCTAGGGCAGCATTCGGGCGTGGAATGCGCAATCCGGTTTCCGGGTCGATATAAAACGAGTCCGATTTTTCGACATCGGCTTGGCCACCGAATTGGCGCCATTGTTGCAGGAATAGCGCGGCCTCTCCCGCAAGAACCCATCCAAACGCAAGCGCGGCAATTACAAGACCGGTCAGAATTTCTTTTTGTCTTAGCGTTAAATTCATTATCTCCCCCAATTCAAAAGGAATTATGTTAGAGATATTTTCCAGGATGAGACAATTATATTTGGAGCATGCTTCAAAAAGTCGGCCGGCAGGATTGCTGTAAGCATCGGCATTAACCGGTAGGTGGTCTAAGCTGGCGGCCGAACCTTATCGTTTTCCACCTAGGGGTGCAAGCGGGTAACACGCTACCGGAAGTCGCGATTTCGCAAAACGTTACCCCGGCTCAGCGCGCCGTATCGGGCGATTGGATCGGTGTAGTACGCTTCGGTTCGCGCGTTCGCCGTAATCTCAGAGCCGGATTTGAAAGAATATCAGAGACGGATTTGAAAGTAATCAAGTCATATCAAAAAATTATGATGCGACCGTTATTGTCGGGAAGTTGGGGAATCGGATGCCCTGGAAAGATATCACCTGCCAGCGGCACAGACGGGACCAACTGCGCTACCCAAGCGATTTAACCGAGGCGGGATGGGCCTTTGTGGCGCCTCTCATTGCGCCTGCAAAGCCCGCGGCAGTGGGGCGTCTAGCCGCCTTCGCCTGGCTCGGCCGCTGCCACCGATTGGCCAGAGGCTGGGAACGTTCAATCGAAAGTTCGACCGCGTGGATCACCGTCGCCAGCATCCACCTTATGATGCGGGGGCCGGCAACATATTGCTTCCCTTCAAGAATTTTTGAACCGGGCTCTCAAACAAGAGGGCGACGCCGCAATTGTTGCGTCATATGGTGCCACGCATGGAGTTCGTTGATGCAGCCATAACGGTTTGTAGGTATATGCATCCTATCGACCGGCCGGGACAAACTTCAAATTTTACAGATTTCACGGTCGGCAGTGCATGTGAATTCCCATTTTTCGGAAGGTTCACCGGGGTATGGCTATCACCGAGGAATCGCTAAAAGCGGTGCTCGAAGACGACATGGGTATCGATGTTACCGACATTGGTCCGCAAACCCTGCTTTTCAGCACCGGCATTATCGATAGCTTCGCTCTCGTAACCCTCATGACCTACCTGGAAAAGGAGGGCAAATTTCGCGTCGATCCGGCCGACGTGAATTTGGAGAATATGGACAGCATCGAGCGAATTTTGACGTATGTCGAGCGAGCGACGAGCGCTTGATGAAGCCAAGCCTGCTCCGCCAAGCTGCGGCCGATTACGGGACGCCGCTCTATGTGTATGATGTCGACATCGTTCGCGCCCGGTTTGCAGAGCTTGATGCGCT is a window of Alphaproteobacteria bacterium DNA encoding:
- a CDS encoding SGNH/GDSL hydrolase family protein, yielding MNLTLRQKEILTGLVIAALAFGWVLAGEAALFLQQWRQFGGQADVEKSDSFYIDPETGLRIPRPNAALGKLQFNSLGFRGDELEMPKPPGRIRLAFVGSSSTLDPNVTDDRKTWAAQAMKVVRDRLPNCDFDYLNAGVPGFGLAETTTYFQHNVAKTEPDLVVIWAGGFNEKLNDYAAAAHLTNGTHYSPSLLAEISRFWAKLEKNAVVIRRQRAAHSNVGKLDVSRFDLITDYKAELAQMRLAVTGTGALPVIMSIPGWLREGLDLRLYDEAAKTDVFFMPYMSYDALIDTRQRFDAALTEFGQAQHTPIIQWWGLMQPKPSYFADSNHFSPQGSVAYGAAIGDRLADVIESKRVKFAAACDQSDK
- a CDS encoding acyl carrier protein, whose protein sequence is MAITEESLKAVLEDDMGIDVTDIGPQTLLFSTGIIDSFALVTLMTYLEKEGKFRVDPADVNLENMDSIERILTYVERATSA